The following are from one region of the Periophthalmus magnuspinnatus isolate fPerMag1 chromosome 5, fPerMag1.2.pri, whole genome shotgun sequence genome:
- the LOC117371082 gene encoding pre-miRNA 5'-monophosphate methyltransferase, which yields MAACSKISEVEAEIDDPGAAPFGNFINYYTFNPPENRLSLIPASLLKDVGHGEHKALILDVGCNSGELTVAFYEHIQKTLTEEDPSQRPVHMLGFDLDETLIQRANQTNPFPNNISFIHLDIMSDTEALQDYLKQHGCSRFHLCLCLAVTMWVHLNHGDSGLLQLLSDLSSCSEHLLLEAQPWKCYRSAARRLRKLGRLDFDHFKTLGIKGDMAEHAKQYLEKHCGMELVQSFGSTMWDRKLLLFKKR from the exons ATGGCAGCATGTTCCAAAATCAGTGAAGTTGAAGCTGAAATAGATGATCCAGGTGCCGCTCCTTTTGGTAATTTTATAAACTATTACACCTTTAATCCTCCGGAAAACCGTCTGAGTCTGATCCCAGCTTCCCTATTAAAAGATGTGGGCCACGGCGAACATAAGGCACTCATTCTGGACGTGGGATGCAACTCCGGG GAGCTGACAGTGGCGTTTTACGAGCATATCCAGAAAACCCTGACTGAAGAGGATCCATCTCAAAGACCAGTCCACATGCTGGGTTTTGATTTGGATGAGACTTTAATCCAGAGAGCTAACCAGACCAACCCTTTTCCCAACAATATCTCCTTCATTCACCTGGATATAATGTCAGATACTGAGGCCCTGCAGGACTATCTTAAACAACATGGCTGCTCTCGATTCCACCTCTGCCTGTGTTTGGCTGTGACTATGTGGGTGCACCTAAACCACGGAGATTCAGGTTTGCTGCAACTTctttctgacctgtcctcctgCTCTGAACACCTTTTACTAGAAGCCCAGCCATGGAAGTGTTACCGATCAGCAGCAAGAAGACTGAGAAAATTGGGCCGGCTGGACTTTGACCATTTTAAGACTTTGGGAATTAAAGGAGATATGGCTGAACATGCTAAACAGTATTTAGAAAAGCACTGCGGGATGGAGTTAGTGCAGAGTTTTGGGAGTACAATGTGGGATAGgaaacttttactctttaaaaaaAGGTGA
- the LOC117371051 gene encoding cytochrome c oxidase assembly protein COX14 homolog, giving the protein MVTGKRLADIGYRAFSASMMMLTVYGGYLCVMRGYRYMKRQDQLKLAAENQDPDVIKD; this is encoded by the coding sequence ATGGTGACCGGAAAACGCCTGGCAGACATTGGATACAGAGCCTTTTCTGCTTCCATGATGATGTTGACAGTCTATGGAGGCTACTTGTGTGTGATGAGGGGCTACCGCTACATGAAGAGGCAAGACCAGCTCAAGCTAGCTGCTGAAAACCAGGACCCTGATGTTATAAAAGACTGA
- the ppp4r1l gene encoding serine/threonine-protein phosphatase 4 regulatory subunit 1: MAGLSLYFEDGHDDLDDFGFDDYGSECDGIRITAFLDAGQDNLTPLGRLEKYAFSENVFNRQIVARGLLDVLREFSDNENDFISVMETVARMSEDGEPTVRAELMEQVPNIAMFLHESRPNFPAAFSRYLVPIVVRYLTDPNNQVRKTSQAALLVLLEQGLISKADMETKVCPVLLDLTEPRCDDDYKIEAVAIMCKVVTMLSKDTVEHLLLPRFCDLCSDARLFQVRKVCAANFGEFCSIVGQEATEKLLMPKFFDLCSDSLWGIRKACAECFMMVSNSTSPEVRRSKLSPLFISLISDQSRWVRQAAFQSLGRFISTFANPSSTGLHFREDGALLEVPRCTADNDCSLNSLNCPNLSTHHSTERTIAHTPPNQDGRATPSPERSLTADREDMRTYEYNHHHPHNQHHTPDAQESFSHNHLNNSSTTTDNEQTDENFNSFHYWRSPLPDISDELEMLTTTKEEGREEEEVKTEEQPKQQKDQLRDSCTHDAKSNSTSDQIQKVLDCLQPHLDDPDVQAQVQVLSAALKAAQLDSPSMSADNSPTTESSSQDSDSDSPSDECKSMELQSEESECSDSPTEEEKSLESPATSPESGPESGPEPCPESELESCPKSCPVQEHGDEEGNSKPVENQEESPPNSPLLESELIESIEDEGIEDSAHSPTSEDKPKIQNVIPQQLLDQYLSMTDPARAQTVDTEIAKHCAFSLPGVALTLGRQNWHCLKDTYETLATDVQWKVRRTLAFSIHELAVILGDQLTAADLVPIFNGFLKDLDEVRIGVLKHLYDFLKLLHADKRREYLYQLQEFMVTDNSRNWRFRYELAEQLILIIELYSHYDVYDYLRQIALTLCSDKVSEVRWISYKLVVEILQKLYASGADDLGLNFINELTVRFCHCPKWVGRQAFAFICQAIVEEECMPMDQFSQHLLPSLLSLSSDPVANVRVLVAKALRQSVMEKPYFKEPGCAYSDELEETVMTLQSDKDRDVRFFASLDPNKNLADTAPLI; encoded by the exons GCAAATTGTGGCTCGCGGCCTCCTGGATGTGCTTCGAGAATTCAGCGACAACGAGAATGACTTCATCAGCGTGATGGAGACAGTAGCTCGAATGTCAGAGGATGGAG AGCCAACAGTTCGAGCCGAACTCATGGAGCAGGTCCCAAACATAGCCATGTTCCTCCACGAGAGTCGACCTAACTTCCCAGCAGCCTTCTCCAGATACTTGGTGCCCATTGTAGTGCGCTATCTCACAGACCCCAACAACCAA GTGCGTAAAACCAGCCAGGCGGCGCTGCTGGTTCTCCTGGAACAGGGTCTGATCTCCAAAGCCGACATGGAAACCAAAGTGTGTCCTGTCCTGCTCGACCTCACAGAGCCCCGTTGTGACGATGACTACAAAATCGAGGCAGTGGCT ATTATGTGTAAAGTGGTGACCATGCTGAGcaaagacacagtggagcacctcctCCTACCACGCTTCTGTGACCTCTGCAGTGACGCCAGACTCTTCCAAGTCCGAAAG gTTTGTGCTGCTAATTTTGGGGAGTTTTGTTCAATCGTTGGACAGGAGGCAACGGAAAAGCTACTG ATGCCCAAGTTCTTCGACCTGTGCTCTGACAGTCTGTGGGGCATCAGAAAAGCCTGTGCCGAGTGTTTTATGATGGTGTCAAACTCCACCTCTCCAGAAGTGCGACGCTCAAAGTTATCCCCCCTGTTCATCAGTCTCATCAGTGACCAGTCCCGTTGG GTCCGACAGGCTGCCTTTCAGTCATTGGGGCGCTTTATCTCCACCTTCGCCAATCCCTCCAGCACAGGCCTTCACTTCAGAGAGGATGGAGCCCTGCTCGAGGTGCCCAGGTGCACAGCAGACAA TGACTGCTCCCTAAACTCCCTGAACTGCCCCAACCTGAGCACGCATCACAGCACAGAGAGGACCATTGCCCACACACCCCCTAACCAGGACGGCCGAGCCACCCCTTCTCCTGAGCGCTCGCTAACGGCCGACCGCGAAGACATGCGCACCTACGAAtacaaccaccaccaccctcACAACCAACACCACACGCCTGACGCACAGGAAAGCTTTAGCCACAACCACCTCAACAACAGCAGCACCACCACAGACAATGAGCAGACAGATGAGAACTTTAACTCTTTCCACTACTGGAGATCCCCTTTACCGGACATCAGTGACGAACTGGAGATGCTAACGACAacaaaagaggaggggagagaggaggaggaggttaaGACAGAGGAACAGCCAAAGCAGCAGAAAGACCAACTGAGAGATAGCTGCACACACGACGCTAAATCCAACTCCACCAGTGATCAGATACAGAAGGTGTTGGACTGTTTGCAGCCTCACTTAGATGACCCCGATGTGCAAG CCCAAGTGCAGGTGTTGTCGGCCGCCCTCAAAGCCGCGCAGCTCGACAGCCCGTCCATGAGCGCTGACAACAGCCCCACCACAGAGAGCTCGTCTCAGGACAGTGACTCGGACAGCCCCTCTGATGAGTGCAAGTCCATGGAGCTGCAGTCAGAGGAGAGCGAGTGCAGCGACAGtcccacagaggaggagaagagtctGGAGTCTCCCGCCACCAGCCCCGAGTCCGGTCCAGAGTCTGGTCCAGAGCCCTGTCCTGAGTCTGAGCTAGAGTCCTGTCCCAAGTCCTGTCCTGTCCAAGAGCATGGAGATGAGGAGGGGAATAGTAAACCAGTGGAGAACCAGGAAGAGTCACCGCCAAATTCACCACTTCTG GAGTCTGAGCTCATTGAGAGCATAGAAGACGAGGGCATCGAGGACTCCGCTCACAGCCCCACATCAGAGGACAAACCCAAGATACAG AATGTGATCCCCCAGCAGCTCCTGGATCAGTACCTCTCCATGACAGACCCAGCCCGAGCTCAGACAGTGGACACGGAGATAGCCAAGCACTGTGCCTTCAGTCTGCCCGGGGTGGCCCTCACACTGGGGAGGCAGAATTGGCACTGTCTCAAGGACACCTACGAAACACTGGCTACTGATGTGCAG TGGAAAGTGCGGCGGACTCTGGCCTTCTCCATACATGAGTTGGCGGTGATACTTGGAGACCAGCTCACAGCAGCAGACCTGGTCCCCATCTTCAACGGGTTTCTCAAAGATCTGGACGAGGTCCGCATTGGAGTACTCAAGCATCTCTATGACTTCCTCAAG CTCCTCCACGCAGACAAGAGGCGAGAGTACCTGTATCAGCTGCAAGAGTTCATGGTCACCGACAACAGCCGCAACTGGAGATTCAGATACGAGCTGGCAGA GCAACTGATCCTCATCATCGAGCTGTACAGTCACTACGATGTGTACGACTACCTCAGGCAGATCGCACTCACACTGTGCTCTGACAAAGTGTCCGAAGTCCGGTGGATTTCCTACAAACTG GTGGTGGAGATCCTTCAGAAGCTGTATGCAAGTGGCGCAGATGATCTGGGCCTGAACTTTATCAATGAGCTCACAGTCAGGTTTTGTCACTGTCCCAAATGGGTGGGACGACAAGCCTTTGCCTTTATATGCCAG GCCATTGTGGAGGAGGAGTGCATGCCCATGGATCAGTTCAGCCAGCACCTCCTGCCGAGCCTGCTCAGCCTCTCCTCAGACCCTGTGGCCAACGTGCGCGTGCTGGTGGCCAAAGCACTGCGCCAGAGTGTCATGGAGAAAC CTTACTTCAAGGAGCCCGGCTGTGCCTACTCAGATGAGCTGGAGGAGACTGTCATGACGCTGCAGTCAGACAAGGACCGAGACGTGCGCTTCTTCGCCAGCCTGGACCCCAACAAAAACCTGGCAGACACCGCACCCCTCATCtaa